GAGGCAACCCACAGCCCCGTGTTTATGGGGTGCCATGTTAAGTGTGTATAGGCTGAGGGTTGGGCTTCTGCTGAGCAGTTGTGGCACAAAATCCCTGGAATAAGAAAAGCTTTTTAGGTATATAGTTCACTCCTGCTTAAGTCTTGACTCATCCCTGTCAAAATGCCATTCTAGGGAACTTCCAACCCATTTGGCTTCTTTGACAGCTGCCACATCCTCTCTGCACAGAATGAGGGAAGGCAATGTGGCTACTTCCAGAAGTACAACTTTTTCCTGGGCCTTCCCATGTCTCGTGGACCCCATTCCTCACACCTCCTTCTCTGTATTCTCACTTACTCTGGCAGTctttctgcttggaattctgtcttccTCAGTGTTCCTCCCCTTATGGCTCCTTACTCATGCAGACCCTTTGAGTACCCTCCAGATTCCTGCCAAATACCTCttcccgctccccctcccccttgctctAGACCTTGCGCTAAGTTACGTTGAGCCCCTCTCTACTCAAGgcattctgtttgttttcctctaaGCCCCAAGATCTCATTCTCCGTTAttctccaccccctcccagtTGTGTGCCTCTCTCTATTAGGCCAGCCCTCCCCGAGGGAGTCTCTCCATTTctggccctgccccacctctTCCTAGGCAGtcaccttcccttctccctccctctacagCCCATCTCTagttccttctcctccaccctctctAGACCAGACCAGCTAAGTCCTATTCCATTTTTAGATGACTGATTATGATACTAGCTGAACTTTATTCACAGCCTGCATTTATAGCTGTCCCTTCCTTTCATGCCCCATCCACCAAACACACCCAATATTTTCAACATGACAAAGTCCTTACACACAGCATGTCATGTCcacataaatttgtatttttcaaaacaaaacaacagttaTGCTGGCAAAGATGTTGAATTAACAGGGACCCTTAAGCTTTCAATACACTGAAAAGCAACATTATTTTGCATATCTACAAAGTATACATTTGTTCTCACAAATGTGGCAAAGTGTACCCTAACAGTTAGGACTTTTTCACCAAATCATAGACATAGATATGGAAATCATCATCAAACTTAATGAAATACACAGAGGGTTTGGCTTCCACTTGGTGAATGACCTTGCCTGTCCTTTTGGAGCCATCTTCTTTGGTATATTCCACATGTTTACCTATGAGGCCATCTATAACTccttctggctccctctctgttGGAGGAGACTCACTGGACTCTGGCATGATACGGAGGTCTCCTTCTCTGTAATCATCTAGAAGCTGGTACATGTATAAGACAGGATCCTTCTCATAGGTAATATAAAACCAGGCTTTCATGATAGGTGCTTGGGCTAAGACCATTCCCCTCCATTCATCTTTGGAACCATGCTCACCCTCAAACATATGTTCCACAGCTTTCCCAATTATGGTATTTGCAAGGCGCACATCTGTGACTCGAGAACATGGCACCTTATCAGGAAGGATTTTAAGCTTTAAAATCCTTTCATCTCTGTGAAGTTCCAGTCCATAGACACAGTCAATCCCATCATATTTGACCAGGTAAAGAGAGGGATTGATAGGCACCTGATCCAGAACGGTTCCTTTCCACTGCGTGATGGGCTCATTGCCTTCTTTCCATCCGTGTGAAATTCTGCAGCCCACTATGTTCCTTCGGAGCTGGGATGAAggtctgcccctctgcttcttTTGACaggtctttttcttcctcatattTGCAGATGCAATGTGGTGATCATCAGTTTCCCTGGTTTCCTGATCTGCAGCTGCCTTTTTGTGAAGGGTCTTCATGCctgcaggaggaggaaaggggctAGGGAGAAATATTTGGTGTATTATAgtgtgagatttttttccctttgtatctCAAACTTCTTGGGCACCAGGTACATTCAGCCCAAATCATTCTAATGTGTCCAGCTGGAATACTGGATATCAAAAGACTATTGCATGTTTGTCTTCAGTGCCCTCCCTCCAGGCTTCTTTGGCTGTGCTGCAGCATTAGAGAGGCAGTGAATGTTGTGGTCCTGGTGGTTGAGGCCCCAGATAGAGGGAGCAGGCTCTTTTGCATAATGCCTGATCCTCTGTTGCCATCCTAGGACCCCCACACCAAACACGACTATTCACCATTTCTTAGCCTCCACCTCGTTGCTCCATTTCTACTAATGTCACTCCGCCTGCCCCCTGCCCATGGCCACCTATTCTTAATCCCTTTTGTCTCCCATCCTCATGCCTTCTGCCTGGTGTTCACCCCTCCTTCATGTCTCTTTCTGGTCATCCCCATTTTCCTGTTGAGCGCCTATAACAAACGTATTTTCATGCCTGGCTTCCTTTGTACATCATCCAGGTGCTCTTCAattcccccaaacacacacacacacacacacacacacacacacacagtccccaaATCACCCTTTTTACTCTCCCTCATAACTCATCAGAATACCGACCCCAATTTTCTTGCTGGACACCCACCAACCCAATCCTCCCGTTTTCTAGTCCAGTGCCCACCTCCCCACGTCCGGGGATCACGGGCCTCACGTGCCCAAATGGGACACCTTGCCGCGCTGCCTCCGCTGTGAACCTGAGGCAAAAGAGGATCAGCAGACGATGAGGTGAGTGCTTGCAGGAGCTGAGAGGGGAGGATCCGTAGGCAAGAAGTTATCTTGGAGCGCTTTGAGGAAGGCGGAGATGGAGACGGTGTCCCCAGCACTCGGCTCATGGGTTCTCAGTCTCACTGTTGGCGGCAGCAGCACTGCCACATCTGGCTCCCACCAGACACAGCCGCCGCCGcagtctcctccctcttcccGTAGCGCAGCTTCCTGCCAGGAGAGAGGCCTCCCCTTCCTGCCAAACACCgcgctcccccaccccatccccaagtCTCACAACCACCGCTGCCCTAGGCCTGGGAGGCTCTCCTTggctcccagccccgccccttTCCAAAGCAAGGAGCCTCCGGGACCAcaacccctccctcccttggcACCCACTCTTCAGGTCGGGGAGGCTCCCAgtctcctccccacagcccacaCCTCAGTGCCCTTGCCCCATCTGCTTTCTATCCTCCAGgaatctgccttttcttttccccatgcCCATCTAGAGTTATTATTTATATACAGAAACCTTCCTTTCCTGTCATTAAAAGCAATTTGAAGTAGGAGGAGAGAAAAGCACCTCAGTCTGCCATCTTGACCAAATCTCGAGATAATTACCAGACTTTACatcttgaggatttttttccttcttttttactttttcctcccttttaaaattcttccactGATTGCAAAAGAATTGCATGCACAGTGTGGACATTgtgtaaaattcagaaaattcatCTGAATAAAATAATCCACTTCTTATTCCCCAAGGCTTGCAGCAAAATATTAACACTTTATATCCTTCAGCCTTTTTCTAATCTCCTAGTAATCTGGGATTAGTTTGCCAAATcagtcattaaaaattctttttacaaTCATTTTTTATGACATttgaaaatacagtatatatagcAATACTAGAAATACTAAACACTCTCTGTTCAAaattaactttacttatttttattgaagcctttaaaagtagaaataagctgtaatataatataatacatatgttatattatataattatataattatataattatatatggtatatattatatatataatataataaaatataattctcttttttctttagcccaaattctattcatttctccctctctaatGCTTACAATCATCATTCAATTTTTGTATATCCTAACGATCTTTAGATGTATATAgatttaaatatactatatattatactatactatatatggtatatactatatatggtatataagatataaaatatataataaatatggtatatacactTGTGAATGGGTATTGTGCATTTtctatatcttatttatttattataatttttttaatgtttttatttttgagagagagagagagagaggggaagcaagcagaggaagcacagagacaaagacacagaaaccgaagcaggctccaggctccaggatcctagctgtcagcacaaagcctgagttggatctccaacccacaaactgtgagatctgacctgagctgaagtcagaagcttaacggactgagccacccaggggtcccggcatcatatttattattttattatttttttaaatatgaaatttattgtcaacttggtttccatacaacacccagtgctcatcccaacaggtgccctcctcaatgcccatcacccactttccccttcttcccaccccccatcaaccctcagtttattctcagtttttaagagtctcatatttattttttaaatgtactgtgGGGAGAAAAATAATAGTTCTCTTTCAATGGCTCACACCTGACATTTCTTGGAAATGGTTCTGGATCATTATAAACCAGGTGTATATACTATACAACTCATAAGATTTATGATGTCTCTATACTTTATAAAACTAACCAATCCTGCACTTAGTTACAACCTTatctggcacttttttttttaattatataaatccCCTCTGTAGATATTcaagaaatatattctttttttcttaatgattacaCTGTCAGCAAGTCTCATATAAAACTCTGATATGTCTCATAATCTAACTTAGCTGagctttattttaaacataagttTTATCAAACATATGCTATTTTTCTGCAGCTTGTTTtgttaatcaatatttattttttttaattcatgttatATCTCTAACATTCTTTGTTACCTTTAAACTCTATCGCAGAATATACATGTATGATGATATATAAAAAATGCTTAtaaagttttccaaagtagctttattattttgctttcttaccaGCATTGTACAGGAGTTCTATTTGCTCTGAATCCTCCTCAGCATTTGGTaatgtaagtatttttattttagccacacTCATTGGTGTGCACTGACAAGTTGTGCTATggtcttaatttgtattttcttaatgattaatgatgctgaacatcttttcgtaAGCATATTTGTCATCTGCataatttctttgttaaattgttttttctgaacatttgtcttttaaaaataatttattttttaatgcttatttattttttaatgtttatttttgagagagaaagagtgagcatgagcaggggaggggcagagagaggtggggacagaggatccaaagcagtctctgtgctaacagcagagaaccaaacacagggcttgatcccatgaaccatgacctgagcctaagttggatgcttaactgactgagccacccaggagcccttaaaaAACTGGGTCTGGGTTTTCTTATTGTAGAGTTTTGAGGATTTTatatatgtgatttgtaaatattttttctccctgtctgtggcTTGTACTTGCAGACTTTTTACTGTGTTCTtcacaaaacaagtttttaattgtgataaagtgcaatttttttttcttttatggactgCTTTGGTTCTATATCTAAAACTCTTTGTGAAACCAGTGTAGATTTTCTCTAATGCTTTCTCCTCTAAATTTTAGAGTTTTACACTTTACTTTAGGtctatgacccattttgagttaacttttgtttAAGATATGAGGTATATGCTGAGATTTGTTTCTTTGCATATAGTTGCCTAGTTTTCTgataccatttgttaaagactaccctttcttcattgaattgcctttgcccTTTGTCTAAAATCAGCTGACTACATTTTGACTCTATTTTGGCCCTTTCTGTGTTATTCCACTGAACAAGTTGTCTATTCACCAACTCCCACTATTTTTCCCCAAGCTTTATTGACACATGATTGACAAAAATATAGTATATGTTTAGGTTGTaccacatgatttttaaaaggtgtgAAATGTGGTATTTTAATATACCTATACATGGTGAAAGAAATACTGCAATCAAGTCAGTTAATGCACTCATCACctcacataaattattttttatttttggtgataACCCACTTTCTTAATTACAAAGCTTTAGAATAAGTCTAGAAATTAGATAGTGTGAATTTTCCaatgttattctgttttttttttctcttttaatatactTACTTGGCTCTTCTATTAACTTTGACTTCatgtacaaattttattttatttaattttttaatgtttatttttgagggagagatagggagagagacagagtgagtgggggggggcggcgggggagggagagacacagaatccgaagcaggctccaggctcctagctatcggcacagagcccaacatggggcttgaacacatgaactgtgagatcatgacctgaagcgaagtcagacgcttaactgactgagccatccaggcgccccaatctcaTGTACAAATTTTAGATTAAGCTTGTTGatatctaaaagaaaaacaaaacaaaacaaaacaaaacaaaaaaactcttgatagattttttttttcagtctgtagATCAAACTGGGAAGTATTGATGTCCCAACATTATTAGTATTCTAATTAATCATCACGTgatatctctccatttacttaggttttttatttctttcatcagtgttttgtatttttctgaacaCAGATTCCTTCAcatattttgctatatttattaagtactgaATTTTTTGGTGCTAATATgaatgtaattttcaaataatctCATATTCCATTTGCTTAATATCAGTATATACAAATGTCATTAACTGTTTTATATTGGCTCTACATCCTACAAAGTTgttaaactcatttattaattttaggagTTTTTTGGAAGATACTTTGAGATTTTATACATAGACAATCATTGTCTGTGAacagaaagaattttcttttaaagttttatttattacaaGCATGTAGGCCTTTTTGAGGGGTCTTCTAtaatcaatttcctttttttctcttttggttttattgctattttttatgtgagtataaaatatcttaaataacGTCTTGATATAATTATGGCTTTTAAGATAGCACTTCATAAAATGTACATTATATACATGTGAATTATGGCATTGGAAAGAATTTCAGAACTGTGGTGCTATCTCTATCTTCAGCCACTTTCCAGCTATATTCAGTTATAGTTGGAGCTGATGACAATGGAACAGTTAGAACTTTTCCTTCCGTCAA
The window above is part of the Panthera tigris isolate Pti1 chromosome X, P.tigris_Pti1_mat1.1, whole genome shotgun sequence genome. Proteins encoded here:
- the LOC102968502 gene encoding spindlin-2 — encoded protein: MSRVLGTPSPSPPSSKRSKITSCLRILPSQLLQALTSSSADPLLPQVHSGGSAARCPIWAREARDPRTWGGMKTLHKKAAADQETRETDDHHIASANMRKKKTCQKKQRGRPSSQLRRNIVGCRISHGWKEGNEPITQWKGTVLDQVPINPSLYLVKYDGIDCVYGLELHRDERILKLKILPDKVPCSRVTDVRLANTIIGKAVEHMFEGEHGSKDEWRGMVLAQAPIMKAWFYITYEKDPVLYMYQLLDDYREGDLRIMPESSESPPTEREPEGVIDGLIGKHVEYTKEDGSKRTGKVIHQVEAKPSVYFIKFDDDFHIYVYDLVKKS